A window of Dehalogenimonas sp. WBC-2 genomic DNA:
GAGAGGAAGCCCGGTCAGGTGATGCAAAACAATCGCCAGTAATTCCGATTGATTGTAACCTCGCTCACGCAGACGGGATTTATGAATGGGTACCGGTACCAGAGCGTCACCGGGCACGCTATTGGATTTGAGGTAACCGGCCATGAAATCAGCCAGTGGAGCCGCGACATCGCGCAGATTCTGGTATTTAAGCTGGTGTATCGCTTTTTTGATGACGCCTTCAAAACGGAAAGCGGAGTGTAGCTCCAAGAGTTCCGATGCCAAGTCATCACAGCTGGGATGATGATCCAGGCTCTTTCCACAAGTAGAACAATAAGGAGGGGACTGGAAGGGCAGACCGTTGCGGCAACGCTGGCAAAAATAAGCTCCCTCCTTCCCGCAACCGAGACAGTAGCGTGGAA
This region includes:
- the yhgH gene encoding competence protein phosphoribosyltransferase domain YhgH translates to MFGRLLDNRDKVLDFFFPRYCLGCGKEGAYFCQRCRNGLPFQSPPYCSTCGKSLDHHPSCDDLASELLELHSAFRFEGVIKKAIHQLKYQNLRDVAAPLADFMAGYLKSNSVPGDALVPVPIHKSRLRERGYNQSELLAIVLHHLTGLPLFVDTLKKIKPTPPQANSLSVDQRRLAVVDSFRCYNGVKGRCVILIDDVATSGATLSACARALTAGGALEVRALTLAREI